The DNA region CAACGCGGTGGTCTCCATCGGCGTCAGGATATCCATGCCGCGGAGCTTACGGTGCTTTGGGGGCCGGAACGAAGCCGAATTCCTTCCACACCGCCATGCCCTCCGGCGATTTCATGTAGTCGAGGAAGGCGGCGGCGGCGGAGCTTTTGGATGCCGCCACCAGCGCTGCCGGATAGGTGATGGGCGGATAACTGTCCGGCGGGAACACGGCCGCCACCTCCACCCCCGGATCGATGGCGGCATCGGTGCGATAGACGATGCCCATAGGCACCTCACCCCGGCTGACCAGCATCAGCGCCGCCCGCACGCTGTCTGCCCGCGCCAGCCTCGGCTCGACCGCCTGCCACTGGCCGAGAGACTCCAACGCCGCCTTGGCGTACTTCCCGACCGGAACGTTCGACGGGTCGCCGGTGGCGAGCCGCCCGTCGCCCAGCTGTTCCGCGAGCTTGCCGCCCTTGGACAGATCCGGCTTCAGCGCCGTCCCCTTCGGCACCACCACAACCAGTTCGTTCCCCAGCAGGTTCGTCCGGCTGCCGGTCTTGATCAGATCGCGCTTCTGCAAATAATCCATCCAGTCGAGATCGGCCGAGATGAAGATGTCGGCCGGCGCATCGTTCTCGATCTGCTTGGCGAGGGCGGAGGATGCGGCGAAGGACGAGGTGACCGAAAGGCCGGACTTCGCCTTGAACTGGGCCGCAAGCTTGTCCACCGCATTCTTGGTGGAGGCGGCGGCCAGGACCAGCACATCCTGCGCCATCGCCGCCGGGGCCGCGAGGGTGAGGCCGAAGCCCAGAACCGCCGCCGAAACCGCCTGCCTGACCCTGCTCCGCCCCAGGATCGAACGCATATCAACCATCGCCACCTCCTGCCGTGCTTGACGCTCAAGC from Azospirillum ramasamyi includes:
- the modA gene encoding molybdate ABC transporter substrate-binding protein, whose protein sequence is MVDMRSILGRSRVRQAVSAAVLGFGLTLAAPAAMAQDVLVLAAASTKNAVDKLAAQFKAKSGLSVTSSFAASSALAKQIENDAPADIFISADLDWMDYLQKRDLIKTGSRTNLLGNELVVVVPKGTALKPDLSKGGKLAEQLGDGRLATGDPSNVPVGKYAKAALESLGQWQAVEPRLARADSVRAALMLVSRGEVPMGIVYRTDAAIDPGVEVAAVFPPDSYPPITYPAALVAASKSSAAAAFLDYMKSPEGMAVWKEFGFVPAPKAP